A window of the Myxocyprinus asiaticus isolate MX2 ecotype Aquarium Trade chromosome 11, UBuf_Myxa_2, whole genome shotgun sequence genome harbors these coding sequences:
- the LOC127448444 gene encoding putative methyltransferase DDB_G0268948: MTHRLFEERHHASLYQKYRFDPPDELKEIILKYLDKKKGLPHQLAIDLGCGTGQNSRLLAPHFRQVVGIDISESQLEEARAVPGFPNLSYRVGTAEQLPFPDGSVDLLTAASAAHWFDPKRFLKEAVRVLKPHGCLALFGFGDNFKLHHESCSDQLNNIYEDVKQVLLPYTSSKVAVANTKLQDLFEAISFPDKERIELIPIKQQLTIKNIIGFFETFSMYQAYLRAEPNAAASLLERTTSRFLEEMNVSSTEAKLELTLEYFCVLACKPQ; this comes from the exons ATGACTCACAGACTGTTTGAAGAAAGACATCATGCCTCCCTCTATCAAAAATATCGCTTTGATCCACCTGATGAGCTAAAGGAGATCATTCTTAAGTATCTGGACAAAAAG AAAGGCCTGCCCCATCAGCTAGCCATAGATTTGGGCTGTGGAACAGGACAGAACTCCCGTCTGCTGGCGCCACACTTCCGTCAGGTGGTGGGTATCGACATCAGTGAGTCTCAGCTGGAGGAGGCAAGAGCAGTGCCGGGGTTCCCTAACCTCAGCTACAG AGTGGGTACAGCAGAGCAGCTGCCATTCCCGGATGGCTCAGTGGACCTCTTGACGGCTGCATCTGCAGCTCATTGGTTTGATCCTAAGCGTTTCCTAAAGGAGGCTGTGCGTGTCCTGAAGCCTCATGGTTGCTTGGCTCTCTTTGGCTTTGGAGACAACTTCAAATTACACCATGAATCCTGTAGTGATCAACTTAATAACATATATGAGGAT gtAAAGCAGGTACTGCTGCCCTACACAAGCTCTAAGGTAGCTGTGGCCAACACTAAACTGCAGGATTTATTTGAAGCCATATCCTTTCCAGACAAAGAGAG GATTGAATTAATTCCAATCAAGCAGCAGTTGACCATCAAAAACATAATTGGGTTTTTTGAGACATTCTCCATGTACCAAGCATATCTGAGAGCAGAGCCAAATGCTGCAGCTTCATTATTAGAGAGAACAACATCACG TTTTCTAGAGGAGATGAATGTGTCATCTACAGAAGCTAAGCTTGAGTTAACATTGGAGTACTTCTGTGTGCTGGCGTGTAAACCTCAGTGA